The following coding sequences are from one Buchnera aphidicola (Cinara confinis) window:
- the lpdA gene encoding dihydrolipoyl dehydrogenase: MKKNISIDVIVIGGGPSGYSSAFRCSDLGLSTIIIEKYGVLGGTCLNVGCIPSKSLLHLATLIKETKSFLNYDIELFNVNKINMNHIMKWKNDIIFSLSNGLKYLAKKRNIDIIHGTAQFIDVNTIEVVCKDITYIISFNYAILAIGSKAVKIPNIPYQNPRIWSSTAALNSLKIPKRLLIIGAGIIGLEIATIYSTLGSQVDIIDNSTKFFPSIDSDISDIFIKYTKNDFRINMNSSIHEIKIVSNGILVKTKNNYDINREILYNNILIATGRVANVNAINLQDIGIKLNKFGFVNVDLQLRTNISNIFAVGDIVGQPMLAHKGIYEAHIAAEVISGKEHYFDPKVIPCVAYCDPEIAWTGILSQKAKELKIPFRCISVPWNYSGRAKSSNCESFGMTKLLIHEETKKIIGGIIIGRHAGELISQISLAIEMACDVEDIALTIYPHPTLSESINIAAQAFNKTATDILNT; encoded by the coding sequence ATGAAAAAGAATATTAGTATTGATGTAATTGTTATTGGCGGTGGTCCTTCAGGATATTCATCTGCTTTTCGTTGTTCAGATTTAGGTTTATCGACAATTATTATAGAAAAATACGGAGTTTTAGGTGGTACATGTTTAAATGTAGGTTGTATTCCATCTAAATCTCTTTTGCATTTAGCTACGCTGATTAAAGAAACAAAATCTTTTTTAAATTATGATATTGAACTATTTAACGTTAATAAAATTAATATGAATCATATAATGAAATGGAAAAATGATATTATTTTTTCATTGTCTAATGGTTTAAAATATTTAGCTAAAAAAAGAAATATAGATATTATTCATGGTACAGCTCAATTTATTGATGTTAATACTATCGAAGTAGTTTGTAAGGATATAACGTATATTATTAGTTTTAATTATGCAATTTTAGCTATTGGTTCAAAAGCCGTAAAAATACCAAATATTCCATATCAAAATCCTCGCATTTGGAGTTCTACTGCTGCATTAAATTCTTTAAAAATTCCAAAACGCTTATTGATAATTGGGGCGGGTATCATTGGTTTAGAAATAGCTACTATATATAGCACATTAGGATCGCAAGTAGATATTATTGATAATTCTACAAAATTTTTTCCGAGTATTGATTCAGATATTAGTGATATTTTTATTAAATATACCAAAAATGATTTTAGAATAAATATGAATAGTAGCATACATGAAATTAAAATCGTTTCTAATGGAATTTTAGTTAAAACAAAGAATAACTATGATATTAATCGGGAAATATTATATAATAATATACTAATTGCAACAGGTAGAGTGGCTAATGTTAATGCTATTAATTTACAAGATATTGGTATTAAATTAAATAAATTTGGTTTTGTGAATGTAGATTTACAGTTACGTACGAATATATCGAATATTTTTGCGGTAGGCGATATAGTTGGACAACCCATGTTGGCTCATAAAGGAATCTATGAAGCTCATATTGCTGCGGAAGTGATTTCTGGAAAAGAGCATTATTTTGACCCAAAAGTTATTCCATGCGTGGCATATTGTGATCCGGAAATTGCATGGACTGGCATTTTATCTCAAAAAGCAAAAGAATTAAAAATTCCTTTTCGTTGTATTTCTGTGCCATGGAATTATTCCGGAAGAGCTAAATCATCAAATTGCGAATCATTTGGTATGACAAAACTATTAATTCATGAAGAAACAAAAAAAATAATTGGTGGCATTATTATAGGTCGGCATGCTGGAGAATTGATTTCGCAAATTAGTTTAGCTATCGAAATGGCATGTGATGTGGAAGATATTGCGTTAACTATCTACCCACATCCGACTTTATCAGAATCCATCAATATTGCCGCGCAAGCATTTAATAAAACAGCTACAGATATCTTAAATACCTAG
- the erpA gene encoding iron-sulfur cluster insertion protein ErpA, translating into MNKLPRVPLLITEEAKKKIKKIINSKNYSTYKLRIYITGGGCSGFQYGFKIDKKKQKNDIIFQNSNINIIIDPISLQYLQGGKLDYIENLEGSKFIIINPNAKTTCGCGLSFSI; encoded by the coding sequence ATGAATAAATTACCAAGAGTTCCTTTATTAATTACAGAAGAAGCAAAAAAGAAAATAAAAAAAATAATAAATTCTAAAAATTATTCAACCTATAAATTACGTATTTATATTACTGGTGGGGGATGCAGTGGATTTCAATACGGATTTAAAATAGATAAAAAAAAACAAAAAAACGATATCATATTTCAAAATTCAAATATTAATATTATTATTGACCCCATTAGTTTGCAGTATTTACAAGGAGGAAAATTAGATTATATAGAAAATTTAGAAGGATCTAAATTCATAATAATCAATCCTAATGCAAAAACAACATGTGGTTGCGGTTTATCTTTTAGTATTTAA
- a CDS encoding 2-oxo acid dehydrogenase subunit E2 translates to MDIEILTPDIGIEKVEVTEILVQEGIKVNKEDGIVSVESKKSVLEIPSPYSGIVKKIYVQVGDILMLNTLIMTLTSSQDMPNKTVLIKPNIFKKNSENFLKNINEKNYSQKNLDYVQKIEKIYASPNVRRASKLLKINLLNITGSGRKGRIIIDDLYAYQKKNIKQNVLNLEKESIFLTESKKKCNEINFLEINQIQQETGKNLLNTWNSVPHVTQFNEADITNLDKFRKDYNERSLQKNNQYKNLSIFPFIIKCVENSLYNFPKFNSFLSSCGKKIILKKNINIGIAVDTDYGLLVPVLKNLHDKSISCIALELNDLVLKAKNNQLHISDMQEGSFTISNLGSFGGTGFTPIINVPEVCILGVSKAIIKPVWKQKKFLPRLVLPFSISYDHRVINGADAVRFTTFIVNLLEDIRNLII, encoded by the coding sequence GTGGATATAGAAATTTTAACTCCTGATATCGGAATAGAAAAAGTGGAAGTAACTGAAATATTGGTACAGGAAGGAATAAAAGTCAACAAAGAAGATGGTATCGTTTCAGTAGAAAGTAAAAAATCCGTTCTTGAAATACCATCGCCATACTCTGGTATTGTGAAAAAAATTTATGTTCAAGTAGGTGATATTTTAATGTTGAATACATTAATTATGACGCTTACCTCTAGTCAAGATATGCCAAATAAAACAGTATTAATTAAACCAAATATTTTTAAAAAAAATTCAGAAAATTTTTTAAAAAATATTAATGAAAAAAACTATAGTCAAAAAAATTTAGATTACGTTCAAAAAATAGAAAAAATTTATGCTTCTCCTAATGTTCGTCGAGCATCAAAGTTATTGAAAATTAATTTGTTAAATATTACTGGAAGTGGCCGAAAAGGTCGAATTATTATTGATGATCTTTATGCATATCAGAAAAAAAATATTAAACAGAATGTTTTGAATCTTGAAAAAGAATCTATTTTTTTAACAGAATCTAAAAAAAAATGTAACGAGATTAATTTTCTTGAAATTAATCAAATACAACAAGAAACTGGAAAAAATTTATTGAATACTTGGAACAGCGTTCCACATGTAACTCAATTTAATGAAGCAGATATTACAAATTTAGATAAATTCAGAAAAGATTATAATGAAAGATCTCTTCAAAAAAATAATCAATATAAAAATTTATCAATTTTTCCTTTTATAATTAAATGTGTTGAAAACAGTTTATATAATTTTCCAAAATTTAATAGTTTTTTAAGTTCGTGTGGAAAAAAAATAATACTGAAAAAAAATATTAATATCGGTATTGCTGTAGATACAGATTATGGTTTATTGGTTCCAGTATTAAAAAATTTACATGATAAATCAATATCATGTATTGCGCTAGAGTTAAATGATTTAGTATTAAAAGCTAAAAATAATCAATTACATATATCAGACATGCAAGAGGGTAGTTTTACTATCTCTAATTTAGGAAGTTTTGGAGGTACTGGTTTTACACCAATTATTAATGTTCCAGAAGTATGTATTTTAGGTGTTTCTAAAGCGATAATTAAACCGGTTTGGAAACAAAAGAAATTTCTTCCTCGTTTAGTCCTTCCTTTTTCTATTTCTTATGATCATAGAGTAATCAACGGTGCAGATGCAGTGCGTTTTACGACTTTTATCGTTAATCTTTTAGAAGATATAAGAAATCTAATTATATAA
- the secA gene encoding preprotein translocase subunit SecA, which translates to MLKKLIGNFFLNYSNRILKKINFFVKKINSLEKNLLNLSDLELKKKTTIFRTRLKNGETLDQLLPEAFSVVREASKRVFGMRHFDVQLLGGVVLHQQAIAEMRTGEGKTLTSTLPVYLNALAGKGVHIVTMNDYLAKRDAERNRLLFNFLGLTVGVNISNMSLEEKKIAYASDITYGTNHEYGFDYLRDNMVFCNTKKVQRELYFALVDEVDSILIDEARTPLIISGPIEHNSSIYIHINQLISKLNLQITDPLQKNNISGDFFIDRKSRQVYLTELGMDTIEKLLVTYKLLMPQESLYLPKNIFFIHHILLALKAHYVFFNNIDYIIKNNNVLIVDEHTGRIMPGRRWSEGLHQAIEAKENVAIHNENQTLASITLQNYFRLYKKLSGMTGTAVTEEFEFRSIYNLETVVIPTNKPMIRNDMSDIIYLSCQEKYKAIISEIKECVLRKQPVLIGTVSIEKSELLSSFLKKNFIKHNVLNAKFHTQEADIIAQAGQVGAVTIATNMAGRGTDIVLGGNFDAYINKKNNVNKKNILNIKKQWKKNHKLVIRSGGLHIIGTERHESRRIDNQLRGRGGRQGDPGSSRFYLSLEDPLLQLFSSDKIIGFMKLLGVKKEEAIEHPWINKAIENAQRKVENQNFDVRKNLLEYDNVINEQRQVIYHERNKIINAHNIRSYILSIFENQIRCFVKKNILRNNLNVIDFYFLKKQLKNIFFYNLSYKKFLKNKFLFINENSEIIQYIIKIIQKDYLKRVSKISIKYSLIIEKAIILQTLDWFWREHLNSLDFLRQSIYLRSYAQKDPAQEYKRESFNMFLSMLKSIKHFLIKNLLNIFCDNFEDKRYILIQFIDSNDLDSLHYFIMKFFKKILK; encoded by the coding sequence ATGTTAAAAAAATTAATTGGAAATTTTTTTTTAAATTATAGTAATCGTATTTTAAAAAAAATAAATTTTTTTGTTAAAAAAATCAATTCTTTAGAAAAAAATCTTTTAAATTTATCAGATTTAGAATTAAAAAAAAAAACAACAATATTTAGAACTCGTTTAAAAAATGGAGAAACATTAGATCAATTATTACCAGAAGCATTTTCTGTAGTACGAGAGGCAAGTAAACGAGTTTTTGGTATGCGTCATTTTGATGTCCAATTATTAGGAGGTGTTGTATTACATCAACAAGCTATTGCAGAAATGCGCACTGGTGAAGGAAAAACGTTAACTTCAACTTTACCTGTTTATTTAAATGCATTAGCAGGAAAGGGTGTTCATATTGTTACCATGAATGATTATTTAGCAAAAAGAGATGCTGAAAGAAATCGTTTATTGTTTAATTTTTTAGGTTTAACTGTTGGGGTTAATATTAGTAATATGTCGTTAGAGGAAAAAAAAATTGCGTACGCTTCTGATATTACATATGGCACTAATCATGAATATGGTTTTGATTATTTACGTGATAATATGGTTTTTTGTAATACAAAAAAAGTTCAAAGAGAATTATATTTTGCATTAGTTGATGAAGTAGATTCTATTTTAATAGATGAAGCAAGAACTCCATTGATTATTTCCGGACCCATTGAGCATAATAGTAGTATATATATTCATATTAATCAGTTAATATCCAAATTAAATTTGCAAATTACAGATCCTCTTCAAAAAAATAATATATCTGGAGATTTTTTTATTGATCGTAAATCGCGTCAGGTTTATTTAACTGAATTAGGAATGGATACTATAGAAAAATTATTAGTGACATATAAGCTCTTAATGCCGCAGGAATCATTATATTTACCTAAAAATATTTTTTTTATTCATCATATTTTATTGGCTTTAAAAGCGCATTATGTATTTTTTAATAATATTGATTATATTATAAAAAATAATAATGTTCTGATTGTTGATGAACACACAGGTAGAATTATGCCAGGTCGTCGTTGGTCAGAGGGTTTACATCAAGCAATTGAAGCAAAAGAAAATGTTGCAATACATAATGAAAATCAAACATTAGCTTCTATTACATTACAAAATTATTTTCGTTTATATAAAAAATTATCTGGTATGACAGGTACTGCCGTTACTGAGGAATTTGAATTTCGTTCAATATATAATTTAGAAACTGTTGTTATTCCTACCAATAAACCTATGATAAGAAATGACATGTCCGACATAATTTATCTTTCTTGTCAAGAAAAATATAAAGCTATAATATCTGAAATAAAAGAATGTGTTTTGCGTAAACAGCCAGTATTGATTGGAACTGTTTCAATTGAAAAATCTGAACTTTTATCTTCTTTTTTAAAAAAAAATTTTATTAAACATAATGTATTAAATGCAAAATTTCATACTCAAGAAGCAGATATTATTGCACAAGCGGGTCAAGTAGGAGCTGTTACTATTGCTACGAATATGGCTGGTAGAGGAACAGATATTGTTTTAGGAGGAAATTTTGATGCTTATATTAATAAAAAAAACAATGTTAATAAAAAAAATATATTAAATATTAAAAAACAATGGAAAAAAAATCATAAATTAGTTATTCGTAGCGGTGGTTTACATATTATAGGAACTGAGAGACATGAATCACGTCGCATTGATAACCAGTTACGTGGACGTGGAGGACGACAAGGAGATCCAGGTTCTTCACGTTTTTATTTATCATTGGAAGATCCTCTTCTTCAGTTATTTTCATCAGATAAAATTATTGGATTTATGAAATTATTAGGAGTTAAAAAAGAGGAAGCTATTGAACACCCATGGATCAATAAAGCAATAGAAAATGCTCAAAGAAAAGTAGAAAATCAAAATTTTGATGTTCGTAAAAATTTGTTAGAATATGATAATGTCATCAATGAGCAACGTCAAGTTATTTATCATGAACGTAATAAGATTATTAACGCACATAATATTCGATCTTATATTCTTTCTATATTTGAAAATCAAATCAGATGTTTTGTAAAAAAAAATATCTTGCGAAATAATCTTAATGTTATTGATTTTTATTTTTTGAAAAAACAATTAAAAAATATCTTTTTTTATAATTTATCTTATAAAAAATTTTTAAAAAATAAATTTTTATTTATTAATGAGAATAGTGAAATTATACAATATATTATTAAAATAATACAAAAAGATTATCTAAAACGTGTTTCGAAAATTTCTATAAAATATAGTTTGATTATTGAAAAAGCAATTATTTTACAAACATTAGATTGGTTTTGGAGAGAGCATTTAAATTCCTTGGATTTTTTAAGGCAAAGCATTTATCTTCGAAGTTATGCTCAAAAAGATCCAGCGCAAGAATATAAGAGGGAATCGTTTAATATGTTTTTATCTATGTTAAAATCAATTAAACATTTTTTAATAAAAAATTTATTAAATATTTTTTGTGATAATTTTGAAGATAAAAGATACATTTTAATACAATTCATAGATTCTAATGACTTAGATTCTTTACATTATTTTATCATGAAATTTTTTAAGAAAATATTAAAGTAA
- the aceE gene encoding pyruvate dehydrogenase (acetyl-transferring), homodimeric type, whose product MTQKNFNDIDPVETNEWLQAIYSVLQNDGKERALFLINKVAEKIKPNFIKTKEEDFDFINSIHHTKEPKYPGNLEIESNIRAAVRWNAIMMVLRASRKNLDLGGHISSFQSFATVYEVCFNHFFRASNQNDGGDLVYFQGHISPGIYSRAFIEGRLTEAQLDNFRQEICGFGLSSYPHPHLMPDFWQFPTVSMGLGAICSIYQAKFLKYLHHRKLKNTTLQTVYTFLGDGEMDEPESKGAVLMAARENLDNLIFVINCNLQRLDGPVFGNGKIINELSNFFSGCGWYVIKVIWGGAWDILLDQDHQGFLKRLMNETVDGNYQTFKSKNGAYIRKYFFDKYIATSKLVEHMTDHEIWSLKRGGHDSKKIFSAFYKAKKIKGKPVVILIHTVKGYGLGEKAESQNIAHQLKNINDIDLEYFYNRFKFKVHKDIIHNLSYIKFSSNSEEYHYIHQQRKKLLGYLPFRLKKFTDPLQLPRLDDFNILLKKQLKPISTTMVFIKILNILLRLPGINKKIVPIVADEARTFGMEALFRKIGIYNHLGQLYTPSDNEKLLYYKEEKSGQILQEGINESGACASWLAAATSYSTNNFPMIPFYIYYSMFGFQRVGDLLWACGDQNARGFLIGATSGRTTLNGEGLQHSDGHSHIFSLTIPNCISYDPTYSYELAVIIQDGLKRMYGIKQENIFYYITTLNETYLMPSISNTMLKGICKGIYLLETFSGSKGKVQLLGSGAILECIRKAANILLSEYDIGSDIYSVTSFTELARDGQDCVRWNFLNPLKNKKIPYVTSILKNYPTIVATDYIKIFSEQIRAYIPSKIFHVLGTDGFGKSDSRKNLRNFFEIDEFYIVSAAINALVDSGIIARNILLKTFKKFNIISKKTNPRLG is encoded by the coding sequence ATGACTCAAAAAAATTTTAATGATATCGATCCAGTAGAGACCAACGAGTGGCTTCAAGCAATTTATTCGGTTTTACAAAATGATGGTAAAGAAAGAGCTTTGTTTTTAATAAATAAGGTTGCAGAAAAAATAAAACCTAATTTTATTAAGACTAAAGAAGAAGATTTTGATTTTATTAATTCTATACATCATACTAAGGAACCAAAATATCCAGGAAATCTAGAAATAGAAAGTAATATTCGAGCCGCTGTACGTTGGAATGCTATAATGATGGTTTTACGAGCGTCTAGAAAAAATTTAGATTTAGGAGGTCATATTTCATCTTTTCAGTCTTTTGCTACAGTGTATGAGGTATGTTTTAATCATTTCTTTCGGGCTTCTAATCAGAATGATGGTGGAGATTTAGTTTATTTTCAGGGTCACATTTCTCCTGGCATTTATTCTCGAGCCTTTATAGAAGGGAGATTAACAGAAGCTCAATTAGATAATTTTAGACAAGAAATTTGTGGATTTGGTTTATCTTCTTATCCTCACCCTCATTTAATGCCGGATTTTTGGCAATTTCCTACGGTTTCAATGGGACTTGGTGCCATTTGTTCAATTTATCAAGCTAAATTTTTAAAATATTTGCATCATAGAAAATTAAAAAATACTACGCTACAAACAGTATACACCTTTTTAGGTGACGGAGAAATGGATGAACCAGAATCCAAGGGAGCGGTTTTAATGGCTGCCCGAGAAAATTTAGATAACTTAATTTTTGTAATTAATTGTAATTTACAGCGTTTAGACGGACCTGTTTTTGGAAATGGTAAAATTATTAATGAGTTATCTAATTTTTTTTCTGGATGTGGCTGGTATGTTATTAAGGTAATCTGGGGTGGTGCTTGGGATATTTTATTAGATCAAGATCATCAAGGTTTTTTAAAACGTTTAATGAATGAAACTGTAGATGGAAATTATCAAACGTTTAAATCAAAAAATGGAGCTTATATTCGGAAATATTTTTTTGATAAGTATATAGCTACAAGTAAATTAGTAGAGCATATGACTGATCATGAAATTTGGTCTTTAAAAAGAGGCGGACACGATTCTAAAAAAATCTTTTCTGCTTTTTATAAAGCTAAAAAAATAAAAGGTAAACCGGTTGTAATATTAATACATACAGTCAAGGGGTATGGTTTAGGAGAAAAAGCAGAAAGTCAAAATATTGCTCATCAACTAAAAAACATTAATGATATTGATCTTGAATACTTTTATAATCGCTTTAAATTTAAAGTTCATAAAGATATAATTCATAACTTATCATACATTAAATTTTCTTCTAATTCGGAAGAGTATCATTATATACATCAGCAAAGAAAGAAATTATTAGGATATTTACCTTTTCGATTAAAAAAATTTACTGATCCACTACAATTACCACGATTAGATGATTTTAACATTTTATTAAAAAAGCAATTAAAACCTATTTCTACTACTATGGTTTTTATAAAAATATTAAATATCTTATTAAGATTACCTGGTATAAATAAAAAAATAGTACCTATTGTTGCGGATGAAGCTCGTACTTTTGGTATGGAGGCTTTATTTCGAAAAATTGGTATTTACAATCATTTAGGTCAATTATATACTCCATCAGATAATGAAAAATTATTATATTATAAAGAGGAAAAATCTGGACAAATATTACAAGAAGGAATTAATGAATCGGGAGCTTGTGCTTCGTGGTTAGCGGCTGCAACCTCTTATAGTACAAATAATTTTCCTATGATCCCTTTTTATATTTATTATTCAATGTTTGGATTTCAAAGAGTAGGTGACTTATTATGGGCATGTGGAGATCAAAATGCGCGTGGTTTTTTAATTGGAGCTACTTCTGGTAGAACAACATTAAACGGGGAGGGTTTACAACATTCGGATGGACACAGTCATATATTTTCTTTAACAATACCAAATTGTATTTCTTATGATCCAACGTATAGTTATGAATTAGCTGTAATAATACAAGATGGATTAAAACGTATGTATGGTATCAAACAAGAAAATATATTTTATTATATTACAACATTAAATGAAACATATTTAATGCCTTCCATTTCAAATACTATGTTAAAAGGCATTTGTAAAGGTATATACTTATTGGAAACTTTTTCGGGAAGTAAAGGAAAAGTTCAGTTATTGGGTTCTGGAGCTATTTTAGAGTGCATTAGAAAAGCAGCAAATATTCTATTATCAGAATATGATATTGGTTCTGATATTTATAGTGTCACATCATTTACAGAGTTAGCGCGTGATGGTCAGGATTGTGTAAGATGGAATTTTTTAAATCCATTAAAGAATAAAAAAATTCCTTATGTTACTTCTATTTTAAAGAATTATCCAACTATTGTTGCTACAGATTATATTAAAATTTTTTCTGAACAAATTCGAGCTTATATACCATCTAAAATTTTTCATGTTTTAGGTACAGATGGTTTTGGTAAGTCCGATAGCAGAAAAAATCTTCGTAATTTTTTTGAAATTGATGAATTTTATATAGTAAGCGCGGCAATTAATGCTTTAGTAGATAGCGGGATTATTGCGCGTAATATCTTGTTAAAAACTTTTAAAAAATTTAATATTATTTCAAAAAAAACAAATCCACGTTTAGGTTGA
- the ftsA gene encoding cell division protein FtsA, whose amino-acid sequence MSISNNKNIIVGLEIGSKKIIVLIGNILKNQTVEIIGFSKNKSSGIENGHINNLELLISCIKKSIYEAEELAKYKIKSAYVSVSHKDIECLNEVGVVPIKKDEVTHEDIKNAIKTAQSVKIKNDRLITHIIPQEFSIDRQSNIKNPLGLSGIRMQANVHLITSCHSIEKNITKAVEKCGIKVKKIIFSGLASSEAVLNEEEKKLGVCLVDIGREIINLSIYTQGSLRHSAVIPYAGDIVTKDIAYAFSLSYYDAEFIKKKYGSVISDVRNIKNNIEVFKKNGEKIKNLQHNKLVEVIESRYFELLQLVNREILNFELISGVKEIKKKLLIGIALTGGASKVKSLSMYAKKIFQINVSLKKPNIPGIPEKFMQPEYSTIIGLLQYGKKNKKKVIPKKIGVIHHWIRQIYNWLKHEL is encoded by the coding sequence ATGAGTATTTCAAATAATAAAAACATAATCGTTGGCTTAGAAATAGGATCTAAAAAAATTATAGTATTAATCGGAAATATTCTAAAAAACCAAACAGTTGAAATAATTGGTTTTAGTAAAAATAAATCTTCTGGTATAGAAAATGGTCATATTAATAATTTAGAATTATTAATCTCATGCATTAAAAAATCTATTTATGAAGCTGAAGAACTTGCAAAATATAAAATAAAATCTGCTTATGTATCCGTTTCACATAAAGATATAGAATGTTTAAATGAAGTTGGTGTTGTTCCAATAAAAAAAGACGAAGTTACTCACGAAGACATTAAAAATGCTATTAAAACAGCACAATCAGTAAAAATAAAAAACGATCGATTAATAACACATATTATTCCACAAGAATTTTCAATTGATCGACAGTCCAATATCAAAAATCCATTAGGACTCTCTGGTATACGCATGCAAGCTAATGTACATTTAATTACCTCTTGCCATAGTATTGAAAAAAATATTACAAAAGCAGTTGAAAAATGCGGTATCAAAGTAAAAAAAATAATTTTTTCTGGATTAGCCTCCAGTGAAGCAGTTTTAAATGAGGAAGAAAAAAAACTAGGCGTATGTTTAGTAGATATTGGAAGAGAAATAATAAATCTAAGTATTTATACTCAAGGATCATTACGACATAGTGCTGTTATTCCATATGCTGGTGATATTGTTACTAAAGATATTGCTTACGCTTTTTCTTTATCTTATTATGACGCAGAATTTATAAAAAAAAAATACGGATCAGTGATTAGTGATGTAAGAAACATAAAAAACAACATAGAAGTATTTAAAAAAAATGGTGAGAAAATAAAAAATTTACAGCATAATAAATTAGTGGAAGTAATTGAATCAAGATATTTTGAGCTATTACAATTAGTTAATCGCGAAATATTAAATTTCGAACTAATTTCAGGTGTCAAAGAAATCAAAAAGAAGCTATTAATTGGGATTGCTTTAACCGGTGGCGCATCAAAAGTAAAATCATTATCCATGTATGCTAAAAAAATATTTCAAATCAATGTTTCTCTTAAAAAACCAAATATACCCGGTATCCCAGAAAAATTTATGCAACCAGAATATTCAACAATAATCGGGTTATTACAATACGGAAAAAAAAATAAAAAAAAAGTTATTCCAAAAAAAATAGGAGTTATTCATCATTGGATTAGACAAATATATAATTGGTTAAAGCATGAATTATAA
- the ftsZ gene encoding cell division protein FtsZ — translation MFEPVNIENDAVIKVIGIGGGGSNAVEHMIREKIEGVEFFAVNTDAQALRQIEVGQIIQIGNNITKGLGAGANPDVGRTAAEEDTEKLKVALEGADMIFIAAGMGGGTGTGAAPIIAKIARELGILTVAVVTKPFSFEGKKRMIFAEQGLHELAKSVDSLITIPNDKLLKVLTKGISLLDAFKAANDILKGAVQGIAELITRPGLMNVDFADVRTVMSEMGYAMMGTGSASGENRAEEASEIAISSPLLEDIDLSGTKGVLVNITAGFDLRLDEFETVGNTIRAFSSDSATVVIGTSLDPKMEEFLRVTVVATGIGADQNSEMIFLDNKKSRETLLGYQNSVATNKQKIKNSYTEKTIKEKNITSNNRLERNFLDIPAFLRKKN, via the coding sequence ATGTTTGAACCAGTTAATATAGAAAATGATGCAGTAATTAAAGTGATCGGTATAGGTGGTGGTGGTAGTAATGCAGTAGAACATATGATTCGTGAAAAAATAGAAGGAGTAGAATTTTTTGCTGTCAATACTGACGCCCAAGCATTACGTCAAATAGAAGTAGGACAAATAATACAAATCGGAAATAATATCACCAAAGGATTAGGTGCCGGTGCTAATCCAGATGTCGGAAGAACAGCTGCAGAAGAAGACACTGAAAAATTAAAAGTAGCTCTTGAAGGTGCGGATATGATATTTATAGCTGCCGGGATGGGTGGTGGCACTGGAACCGGAGCAGCCCCTATAATTGCTAAGATTGCAAGAGAACTAGGTATATTAACGGTAGCCGTTGTAACAAAACCCTTTAGTTTTGAAGGAAAAAAAAGAATGATTTTTGCAGAACAGGGATTACATGAACTGGCTAAATCTGTAGATTCATTAATTACAATTCCGAATGATAAATTATTAAAAGTTCTTACTAAAGGAATATCTTTACTTGACGCGTTTAAAGCTGCTAATGATATACTGAAAGGAGCAGTTCAGGGAATAGCAGAACTAATAACACGACCAGGTTTAATGAATGTTGACTTTGCTGATGTACGCACCGTTATGTCTGAAATGGGATATGCTATGATGGGAACCGGATCAGCATCTGGCGAAAATAGAGCGGAAGAGGCTTCCGAAATTGCTATTTCTAGCCCATTATTAGAAGATATCGATTTATCAGGTACAAAAGGGGTATTAGTTAATATTACAGCAGGTTTTGACTTACGTTTAGATGAATTTGAAACAGTCGGAAATACAATTCGAGCATTTTCATCAGATAGCGCCACTGTCGTCATTGGAACTTCATTAGACCCGAAAATGGAAGAATTTTTACGTGTTACTGTAGTAGCAACTGGTATAGGTGCTGATCAAAATTCTGAAATGATTTTTTTAGATAATAAGAAATCTAGAGAAACATTACTAGGTTATCAAAATTCCGTCGCTACTAATAAACAAAAAATAAAAAATTCTTATACCGAAAAAACAATAAAAGAAAAAAATATTACTTCAAATAATCGTCTTGAAAGAAATTTTTTAGATATACCCGCTTTTTTACGTAAAAAAAACTAA